In BD1-7 clade bacterium, one genomic interval encodes:
- the mrpE gene encoding Na(+)/H(+) antiporter subunit E — MNVFLLNILLALGWMVINGQYQSTDFLVGFVVGFLSLWLTEPFRGKPSYGRKVWAAIELFVVFLYQLLTSSLQVVWDVITPQHLSDPAIINVPMDVKSDMQIMLLANIVSLTPGTLTLNVSDCRQYLIVHAMFGSDKQAVIDDIKHTFERRILEVTRD; from the coding sequence ATGAATGTATTTTTGTTGAATATCCTACTTGCGCTCGGGTGGATGGTTATAAATGGTCAATACCAGAGTACAGATTTTTTAGTAGGTTTTGTGGTGGGTTTTTTGAGCCTTTGGCTGACGGAACCGTTTCGCGGTAAGCCTTCCTACGGTAGAAAGGTTTGGGCGGCAATAGAGCTGTTTGTGGTGTTTCTTTATCAGCTGCTCACCTCCAGCTTGCAGGTGGTTTGGGACGTTATTACACCGCAGCATTTAAGTGATCCGGCGATTATTAACGTGCCGATGGATGTGAAATCCGATATGCAGATTATGTTATTGGCCAATATCGTTTCTCTCACTCCAGGTACGTTAACTCTCAATGTTTCAGACTGTCGTCAGTACCTGATTGTGCATGCCATGTTTGGCAGTGATAAACAGGCGGTGATAGACGATATCAAACACACATTTGAACGCCGTATTTTGGAGGTGACCCGTGACTGA
- the mrpG gene encoding Na(+)/H(+) antiporter subunit G, whose protein sequence is MMEWLVALFVLSGVGFTFFAALGILRMPDAYIRMHSSTKAGTIGLGLIMIGVALNFHDVTVTSRAVAICLFILMTAPVAAHLLGKSLLERNYPMYCAENRRKD, encoded by the coding sequence ATGATGGAATGGCTTGTTGCCTTGTTCGTGTTGTCTGGTGTGGGTTTTACTTTCTTTGCTGCACTGGGCATTCTGCGTATGCCAGATGCTTATATTCGAATGCACTCATCAACCAAAGCCGGAACGATCGGGCTGGGGTTGATCATGATTGGCGTTGCCTTGAATTTTCATGATGTCACCGTAACGTCGCGTGCCGTGGCGATCTGTTTGTTCATCTTGATGACGGCCCCAGTGGCTGCGCATTTGCTGGGTAAATCGCTGTTGGAACGTAACTATCCGATGTACTGTGCCGAAAACCGACGAAAAGACTGA
- the mrpF gene encoding Na(+)/H(+) antiporter subunit F yields the protein MTELMIVTLNIAFAGLLTSFALAFIRLCKGPTLADRVIALDLIAFIVIGFIGTYSIFSGQIAFMDIAITLALVAFLSTIAFARFILKSRDFRVSHIDRPLDDNGDHCADNDHKGDVS from the coding sequence GTGACTGAGTTAATGATTGTCACCCTGAACATCGCTTTTGCTGGGTTGTTGACGAGCTTCGCTTTGGCCTTTATTCGCCTGTGTAAAGGGCCGACGCTAGCCGACCGAGTAATCGCGTTAGATCTTATTGCGTTTATAGTTATTGGCTTTATCGGTACGTATTCCATTTTTAGTGGTCAGATTGCGTTTATGGATATCGCCATCACATTGGCATTGGTCGCGTTTCTGAGCACTATCGCGTTTGCGCGGTTTATTCTGAAGTCACGTGATTTTAGAGTCTCGCATATTGACCGACCGTTAGATGATAATGGCGATCACTGCGCCGATAACGATCACAAAGGAGACGTCTCATGA
- the nfdA gene encoding N-substituted formamide deformylase, giving the protein MNPFEDECMDANTPFKKRSPSHRINYRTKTAKGWMLAACAGLLLSACGDSKEETHADIPDANNILFSGGTIISMANKDRIETVEAVWVSDGVIKMAGKLDTIKKAMSAPATSDEKNASEAAAPDVVPDALPDDTAVIDLKGRTLMPGFIEPHGHIVLTTQLSQIADLAPCLPEKFEHREAIGQQKAHVGDIPCPVYIDHALDLLLADEHRYKGTWRVGFGIDPSRMNTNKTQPPSDIFYFTNSPANYIDNYLADKTHHAHDIETPVMMLDQSLHLAYVNRAAIRETLGRNVCESAEKCPGISEKKITSSRYQPADPSARYDYSCSSENICNYTGKLTEPGSYDAFFTTIMKQLDDGQIFLNESPEQFVAEAKSQVKALSDAGLTTFVNGGALSYDEVRYLKALVNEQTNDMRYISLMAWNASDSVGGAPMSSKEIQSTMSDIWQEGNGFLGVQGIKLWADGSTQGCSAWLTTAYAQNGNCSYAGAGHPNYANGEIIAEHLRPYFEAGNYINIHTNGDAASQASVNAFYELSEDCAKDANKNAKSACQKVHTLIHFTVDNQDADAVNAVKRLREKLDVTASHTIGHVAYWGAAFQGILDGDKPSFVKNVAYVNDPHGRAAMIDPIAAEQSANIPFSLHSDMPVTPARPLWLIEQALARQTWIYPNLASKDAQPMPGNQQVQAGNQAKMADKKRMATYQALRAVTIEPARQHQLADKLGSIVVGKRADFVLLEKNPLDVAHDAISGIKVVTTFVDGQPVTPFDQDQ; this is encoded by the coding sequence ATGAATCCCTTTGAGGATGAATGTATGGATGCAAATACGCCGTTTAAAAAAAGGTCTCCCTCTCATCGAATCAACTATCGAACAAAGACCGCCAAAGGCTGGATGCTAGCAGCCTGCGCGGGTCTCTTGTTGAGCGCTTGCGGCGATTCAAAGGAAGAAACTCACGCTGATATACCTGACGCCAACAACATTCTATTCTCTGGCGGCACGATTATCTCGATGGCTAACAAAGACCGGATTGAGACCGTTGAAGCCGTATGGGTCAGTGACGGCGTGATTAAAATGGCTGGCAAGCTGGATACCATCAAAAAGGCGATGTCAGCGCCAGCAACAAGCGATGAAAAAAACGCCTCAGAAGCAGCCGCACCTGATGTTGTGCCAGATGCACTCCCCGATGATACTGCGGTTATCGATTTAAAGGGCCGCACCCTGATGCCCGGCTTTATCGAGCCTCATGGCCATATCGTACTCACTACTCAGCTTTCACAAATTGCGGATTTAGCCCCCTGTTTGCCGGAAAAATTTGAACACCGAGAAGCGATCGGTCAGCAAAAAGCCCATGTCGGCGACATACCATGCCCTGTATACATCGATCATGCCTTGGATCTACTCCTGGCAGACGAACACCGATACAAAGGCACATGGCGTGTCGGTTTTGGTATCGACCCATCACGGATGAATACCAACAAAACACAGCCGCCGTCTGACATCTTTTATTTCACCAACAGCCCGGCAAACTATATCGATAACTACCTCGCCGACAAAACACATCATGCCCATGACATCGAAACCCCTGTCATGATGCTTGACCAGTCATTGCACTTGGCATACGTCAACCGAGCTGCGATCCGTGAGACACTGGGTAGAAATGTTTGTGAGTCTGCTGAAAAATGCCCGGGCATTAGCGAAAAAAAGATCACCTCATCACGCTATCAGCCCGCGGATCCTTCAGCACGTTACGATTACAGCTGCAGTAGTGAGAACATTTGCAACTATACCGGCAAGTTGACTGAGCCAGGTTCTTACGATGCCTTCTTTACTACCATTATGAAACAGTTAGATGATGGGCAAATATTCCTCAACGAATCGCCGGAGCAATTCGTCGCTGAAGCTAAATCACAAGTCAAGGCACTGAGTGATGCGGGTCTCACCACATTCGTGAATGGCGGCGCCTTAAGCTATGACGAAGTGCGTTACCTGAAAGCATTGGTTAACGAACAGACTAACGATATGCGTTACATCAGCCTAATGGCGTGGAATGCATCTGACAGTGTTGGCGGGGCACCGATGTCGTCAAAAGAAATTCAATCGACGATGTCAGATATCTGGCAGGAAGGTAACGGATTTTTAGGCGTTCAAGGCATCAAACTTTGGGCCGATGGCTCTACCCAAGGATGCTCAGCTTGGCTGACCACAGCCTATGCGCAAAATGGCAATTGCTCTTACGCAGGTGCTGGCCACCCAAACTACGCCAATGGCGAAATCATTGCCGAACACCTGCGCCCGTATTTCGAGGCTGGCAACTACATCAACATACATACCAACGGCGACGCTGCTAGTCAGGCTTCTGTGAATGCGTTTTATGAACTGTCTGAAGATTGCGCAAAAGACGCAAACAAAAACGCTAAAAGCGCGTGTCAAAAAGTGCATACGTTGATTCACTTTACCGTTGATAATCAGGATGCCGATGCGGTCAATGCAGTAAAGCGGTTGCGCGAAAAACTCGATGTTACAGCAAGCCACACCATCGGCCACGTCGCTTACTGGGGTGCCGCATTCCAAGGTATTCTTGATGGCGATAAACCCAGCTTTGTTAAAAACGTCGCTTATGTGAACGACCCCCACGGCCGTGCTGCGATGATCGACCCGATTGCTGCAGAACAATCTGCGAATATTCCGTTTTCACTCCACAGCGATATGCCGGTAACACCGGCACGCCCCCTTTGGCTGATTGAACAAGCACTGGCGCGACAAACTTGGATCTACCCTAACCTAGCCAGCAAAGATGCGCAGCCGATGCCGGGTAATCAGCAGGTTCAGGCAGGCAATCAGGCCAAAATGGCTGACAAAAAGCGCATGGCGACTTACCAAGCGCTGAGAGCAGTCACCATTGAGCCGGCCAGACAACACCAGTTGGCAGATAAGCTTGGATCAATTGTTGTTGGTAAAAGGGCAGACTTTGTGCTGCTGGAGAAGAATCCGTTGGATGTTGCGCATGACGCCATCAGCGGTATCAAGGTTGTTACCACCTTTGTCGATGGCCAGCCAGTAACGCCATTCGATCAGGATCAATAA